In Helianthus annuus cultivar XRQ/B chromosome 9, HanXRQr2.0-SUNRISE, whole genome shotgun sequence, the following are encoded in one genomic region:
- the LOC110876056 gene encoding probable WRKY transcription factor 70: protein MDETSTTNMRKTMIGELIRGRDCTSKLLNQLNRRIVDGGPESTEDLVMKVIRSFSNSLSTFSSPATTAYVGSACIDDRTRKSDQGEKKPALTTVKDRRGCYKRKTEDSRVEIAKTYEDGYVWRKYGQKEILHAKFPRCYYRCTHKDEGCKALRQVQQLEEYGSEKYRITYIGSHTCQNMNKNTQMFLAPEDHSFFLINFEDSGIKHTPSSFSNITNGHTMPSNKQQDDSKAQSSYYLASSSQGTSSNFGSEDMITDLELSYDDIFKDDDLCAERGNYLASSSQGASSNYMWEDMITDLELSYDDIF from the exons ATGGACGAAACTTCAACAACCAACATGAGGAAAACAATGATAGGTGAGCTCATTAGAGGTAGAGATTGTACATCAAAGCTTCTAAATCAACTTAACCGAAGAATTGTTGATGGTGGGCCGGAATCAACTGAAGATCTCGTGATGAAAGTAATAAGATCTTTCTCTAACAGCCTTTCGACGTTTAGTTCTCCAGCGACTACTGCCTATGTGGGATCGGCTTGTATAGACGACCGGACACGGAAATCAGATCAAGGGGAGAAGAAACCCGCGCTCACAACGGTGAAGGACCGTAGAGGATGTTACAAGCG AAAGACCGAAGATTCAAGGGTTGAGATTGCAAAAACATATGAAGATGGATATGTATGGAGGAAATACGGACAGAAAGAGATCCTCCATGCAAAATTTCCAAG GTGCTATTATAGATGTACACATAAAGACGAAGGATGCAAAGCATTGAGACAAGTTCAACAACTAGAAGAATATGGATCAGAAAAGTATCGTATCACATATATCGGGTCTCACACGTGTCAAAACATGAACAAAAACACACAAATGTTCTTAGCCCCAGAGGATCATAGTTTCTTTCTTATTAATTTTGAGGACTCCGGAATTAAACATACACCAAGTAGCTTCTCAAATATCACAAATGGCCATACCATGCCCTCAAATAAGCAACAAGATGATTCAAAAGCCCAAAGCAGTTATTATCTTGCCTCTAGTAGTCAAGGCACATCATCTAATTTTGGCTCGGAGGACATGATTACCGATTTGGAATTATCCTATGATGATATTTTCAAGGATGATGACTTATGTGCCGAACGCGGTAATTATCTTGCCTCTAGTAGTCAAGGCGCATCATCGAACTACATGTGGGAGGACATGATTACCGATTTGGAGCTATCTTATGATGATATTTTTTAA